From Oncorhynchus clarkii lewisi isolate Uvic-CL-2024 chromosome 26, UVic_Ocla_1.0, whole genome shotgun sequence, the proteins below share one genomic window:
- the LOC139384923 gene encoding cytosolic iron-sulfur assembly component 2B-like encodes MSAGARLENANPLIFQRTGERLQTANDEDEDVADPIDDREIFDLIRSINDPEHPLSLEELNVVEQVRVRVDDQENTVGVEFTPTIPHCSMATLIGLSIKVKLLRSLPERFKIDVHITPGTHASEDAVNKQLADKERVAAALENSQLLEVVNQCLISNARTG; translated from the exons ATGTCAGCGGGGGCCCGTTTAGAGAACGCGAATCCCTTGATTTTTCAACGAACAGGCGAGAGACTTCAGACCGCAAATGACGAGGACGAAGATGTTGCTGATCCCATCGACGACAGAGAAATATTTG ATCTCATCAGATCCATTAATGATCCTGAACACCCACTGTCCCTCGAGGAGTTGAATGTCGTGGAACAAGTGCGAGTACGC GTAGATGACCAAGAGAACACAGTGGGTGTGGAGTTCACCCCCACTATACCCCACTGCAGCATGGCAACTCTCATAGGCCTGTCCATCAAAGTCAAACTGCTGCGGTCCCTGCCAGAAAGGTTTAAG ATTGATGTGCACATCACTCCTGGGACGCATGCCTCAGAAGATGCAG TCAACAAACAGCTggcagacaaagagagagtggcCGCTGCACTCGAGAACTCCCAGCTTCTGGAGGTGGTCAACCAGTGTCTGATATCCAATGCAAGGAcaggctga